In Nitrospirota bacterium, the genomic stretch ACCCTCAACATAAACGACCTTCTTATAACTTTTGAGGTTATGGCTGACTCATCACACAAAGGTGTTCCATGGGAGATAATCTTTGATAACCTTAAAGATATTGTTTCTTACAGTGCGAGGAATGTAATAGAGAGGGTAAAAGAGAATAAACTGAAGGGTTATGACATCTCTGCTTCCTTAAAGAAGGCAGGCATTTCGGATATCCTTTGTTCCATAGTTGAGGCAGGTGAAAGACATGGTAAACTGCCTGAATCTTTAGATGTCTGTAGAGATATCATAAAGCATGAAAAAGAGATGAGGGATACTGTAAGGGAACTTACAATGTAT encodes the following:
- a CDS encoding type II secretion system F family protein, which gives rise to MIDKTLNINDLLITFEVMADSSHKGVPWEIIFDNLKDIVSYSARNVIERVKENKLKGYDISASLKKAGISDILCSIVEAGERHGKLPESLDVCRDIIKHEKEMRDTVRELTMY